From Myxococcus guangdongensis:
GCCAATGTCTCCGATGCGCCCGGTGTCAGGTTGGAGGAAGGGCTGAGCGCCCAGGCGGAGGCCTTGCGAGAAGCCCTGTCGAACCCGCCACCGCGGAGCGACATCGCGGACTGGGCCAAGGCGCGCTGGGGGCTGGAGCGCTTCGTGACGGAGTACGAGCGCACCCTCGCCCATCTCGTATCCGGCAGCTGACCTCGCAGCCGGCCAGGAACTCAGACGCGTTCCAGCACCGCGCACGTCACCTCGAAGGGCCGCACCATCCACGGCCAGAGCCAGTTCGCCATCGACGCACGGGGAGCATCCGTCGCAGCACCTGCTCCAGGATTCAGCAAACGCCGGACGGCCCCGGGCACGTCATTGGCGATCAGACTGCCCAGACGTCCACAGGGAACAATCGCGGACGACACCAATCGCATCGAGGGAAACAGCTCCACCAACTCAGGGACTGTCGGTCGGAACATCGTGTCGATGGGGTCCGGATGCCACGGGAACGCGCGAGGCACCGAGAGGAACAACAATCCGCCCGGAGCCACCTGCTCCATCAACTGCCGGGCGAACTCGCGACGGTCCTCCACGTGCTCGAGCACGTTCGTGCAGCACACGGAACGCACCCCCAGCTCGCCGAGCCTCGCGCGACAGCCCGGGTCCCCCAGCGCACCGACGACATCCACGCCATCCGCCGCCTTCATGTCCTGGTGGATGACCACGCCCCCCCGCCGCCGCAGCGGCGCGAACAGCTCCCGTTCGATCCACGGCTGTTGGACTTCACGGAAGTAGCGCGTGGAGCTACCGATGTTGAGCAAGGGAGACACCTGGCTCAAGGGCACGGCAGTCAACGCCCGCCCCAGCCATCGAGCTTCCTGTTTCAGCATTCAGGACTCCCGGCCCACGCAAACACGGAGGTCATGGGGAGTCCTCGGGAAAGTCACCAGGACGCTCGGGCACCGACGGAGGGAAGGCAGCGGCAGTCGCCTCTTCCAGGGGAACGATTTGAGGCTGGCATTGGCGATTGACCACCAGCATGAAACCCGAGCGCTGCGGGAACACGGTCCGCATGAACTGCCGGTCCCGTTCCACGTTGATGTGATTCACCCAGAGCACCGGCGCATCCAGGTCGGGCCCGTTGTTCGGCCTGAAGAACACGAAGTGATTGGCAGGAGCGGACGTGCACGGCGGAGCGAAGCCGGGACGAACGAAGACCACCGAGTTGTCGGGCACCCGCCGCTCCACCGCGAGACGCGGGCGGCGAACGTCCGTCATCAACCGGCGCAGGGTGTGGATGCGCGGCGGCAGGTACATCGTCGCGCTGGCCACCACCAACCCCACGATCACGAAGGGCACGAACCGGATGAAGCCAACCTCCTCCGCCCACTGCCAGAGGGTGCGCAGCCCCACCGTGGACAACAACACCAGGGGCAACATCAGCTCCGAGTAGTGGACGGGGCCGAAGGTATCCACACCTGGGTCCGCC
This genomic window contains:
- a CDS encoding class I SAM-dependent methyltransferase → MLNIGSSTRYFREVQQPWIERELFAPLRRRGGVVIHQDMKAADGVDVVGALGDPGCRARLGELGVRSVCCTNVLEHVEDRREFARQLMEQVAPGGLLFLSVPRAFPWHPDPIDTMFRPTVPELVELFPSMRLVSSAIVPCGRLGSLIANDVPGAVRRLLNPGAGAATDAPRASMANWLWPWMVRPFEVTCAVLERV